A stretch of DNA from SAR324 cluster bacterium:
GTAATGATTGGCATGCTGGTTGGTGTGATAGTCATCATCATCTTGTTTGGCTACCTCAAAAACAGGGAAACGGCCTCAATTGCGCCCGGTTCTATTGTGCAGGGACAAAACGTTGCTTTTGTTGCGAATTCCAATAACACAACTCTGACTCAACAGGAATATGAAGATCTGCTCTTTATGCGCGAAGAGGAGAAAATGGCTTTGGATGTCTATCAGTTTTTATCACAGCAGTGGCAATTCAACATTTTTTCCAGCATCGCGCAATCGGAACAACGCCATACCAACAGGGTTGCTAATCTTCTGAATGTATACAATATTCCAGATCCTTCATTGAATAAAGGACCAGGTGAATTTTTGAACAACAATCTGTCTGAGCTTTACTCGCAACTTGTAGTGAGAGGACAATCCTCTATTTTGGAGGCTCTTAAGGTTGGTGCACTCATTGAAGAAGTGGATATTCGCGATCTGGATGCGGCAATTCAGGCAACTGACAAGCAGGATATAATATTC
This window harbors:
- a CDS encoding DUF2202 domain-containing protein, translated to MSDTQQSQKNTLSPQNKVMIGMLVGVIVIIILFGYLKNRETASIAPGSIVQGQNVAFVANSNNTTLTQQEYEDLLFMREEEKMALDVYQFLSQQWQFNIFSSIAQSEQRHTNRVANLLNVYNIPDPSLNKGPGEFLNNNLSELYSQLVVRGQSSILEALKVGALIEEVDIRDLDAAIQATDKQDIIFVYNNIRNGSYHHLRAFVHSIELYENRYQAVILPQERVDSIVQSPLVLTP